One part of the Aspergillus luchuensis IFO 4308 DNA, chromosome 5, nearly complete sequence genome encodes these proteins:
- a CDS encoding phytanoyl-CoA dioxygenase family protein (COG:Q;~EggNog:ENOG410PJN3;~InterPro:IPR008775;~PFAM:PF05721) — protein MTRLPLPIPPPIPATYTPKSHLRTIPSTTPIEYILAILSRDGGVIISDFIPREDLTAIDTELTPWTSASTSTSTKKPTSTSTSAFTTIPSQTTLIPGLVGKSPTIARITEEHPTLEALRTRILVDEWCINREDSVEPNRLDPLLSLSVAMNIGYGAPRQLLHRDDNVHHVRHEYREWEWGWDQVSQFGCLIAGCDVSREMGATMFVKGSHRWGDERWAEFDHDKGEVCFAEMKAGSALIFLASAYHGGGHNSLPGTVRNMYGLFFCRGHLRTEENQFLAIPRSVVTKMSPKMLELLGYKKPTTALGIVDNISPHEDVEGVWERVVR, from the exons ATGAcccgcctccccctccccatcccaccccccatcccAGCAACCTACACCCCCAAATCCCACCTCCGCACgatcccctccaccaccccaatcGAATACATCCTGGCCATCCTCTCCCGCGACGGCGGCGTGATCATCTCCGACTTCATCCCAAGAGAAGACCTCACTGCCATCGATACCGAACTCACCCCATGGACTAgcgccagcaccagcaccagcaccaagaaacccacctccacctccacctccgccttcaccaccatcccctcccaaacGACCCTCATTCCCGGCCTGGTAGGCAAATCCCCCACCATAGCCCGAATCACGGAGGAGCATCCCACCCTAGAAGCCCTACGCACGCGTATCCTCGTGGACGAATGGTGCATCAACCGAGAAGACAGCGTGGAGCCGAACCGTCTCGACCCGTTACTCAGCCTCAGCGTGGCAATGAACATCGGGTACGGGGCGCCTcgacagctcctccaccgggACGATAACGTGCATCATGTGCGACATGAGTATCGCgagtgggagtgggggtGGGACCAGGTGAGTCAGTTTGGGTGTCTGATTGCGGGCTGTGATGTTAGTCGGGAGATGGGGGCGACGATGTTTGTGAAGGGGAGTCATCGGTGGGGGGATGAGAGGTGGGCGGAGTTTGACCATGATAAGGGGGAGGTGTGTTTTGCTG AGATGAAAGCCGGCTCCGCGCTGATATTCCTTGCCTCGGCGTATCATGGAGGAGGACATAACTCGCTCCCTGGGACGGTGAGGAATATGTATGGCTTGTTCTTTTGTAGGGGACATTTGCGGACGGAGGAGAATCAGTTCCTGGCTATTCCCAGGAGTGTGGTTACCAAGATGAGTCCGAAGATGTTGGAGTTGTTGGGGTATAAGAAGCCGACTACGGCTTTGGGGATCGTGGATAATATTAGTCCTcatgaggatgttgagggggTTTGGGAGCGGGTGGTGCGGTGA
- a CDS encoding ARMH3 family protein (COG:Z;~EggNog:ENOG410PGUI;~InterPro:IPR013636,IPR039868;~PFAM:PF08427;~TransMembrane:1 (o431-448i)): protein MESPLTQQSRPETFKPKIVQLYENLFQTTDYAEPSEGFWREFFLLPPDRTRLTAVLNQLSPDETLNLQIQTQQLFARAIREAASTSSPVDSYALETLTIFLACVLKKKYTNPSSDVITVLAGLDHVDHVISNFVTVLDGIIRNGSSYDIRLKAIKAAIAMTSGAYKTSLVSYFTHRDLFPSLMKFVQETETPMQMFEPFVLLGLLANYNKFEFQNPYQLRLDDFVNEASIQKIAKGVGLSCGALRNGYVAVQDDSPEGWSLIGTLIYFGLGVLAPGKKEKAGTPTAEEAKDLFAALPAQQAAILLATYDFINANKLFGYHLISAAPEKDNEETPFASFLSLTSYLLQHAYRSPRVAHYAELNLLTLRILSEDSTLCKQLCSEESKRRVRLCRQRQPYLPLVNGDRVLVTVIFDILIDTLTHNLRRRLDVNLYSHCISIFLRLLTYLSMNKIRLTYHWSELWRTLLSLTRFLTTYAPDLTSNPHTTTLTTILINLIAFCVSSGDTFLPDPLSYDDLFYKLVETGPIITRFRDVYNFKAPASASAGADTNKEVHVAAIDTLISVSTHFYTLLFVDPDQNAESAGKSGEAVPVPANLKKNLSPREVHRIIKQGYETLSIQPPEGLGAWTRYREADWKMELKRAARCAVDDARGLVV from the exons ATGGAATCCCCCTTAACCCAACAAAGTAGACCCGAAACCTTCAAGCCTAAGATCGTGCAACTATACGAGAATCTATTCCAA ACCACCGACTATGCAGAGCCATCGGAGGGATTTTGGCGCGAGTTTTTCTTGTTGCCTCCCGATCGTACTCGGCTTACTGCGGTCTTGAACCAGCTCAGTCCTGACGAGACACTCAACTTGCAG ATCCAAACACAGCAACTCTTTGCTCGCGCAATTCGCGAAGCggcctccacctccagcccGGTGGATTCCTATGCTCTAGAG ACCTTGACGATCTTCTTAGCATGTGTCCTGAAGAAAAAGTACACCAACCCCAGCTCAGATGTCATTACTGTTCTTGCTGGTCTCGACCATGTGGACCATGTTATCTCCAACTTCGTCACTGTCCTGGATGGCATCATCCGGAACGGCAGCAGCT ATGATATCCGTCTCAAGGCCATAAAAgccgccatcgccatgaCTAGCGGGGCGTACAAGACAAGTTTGGTCTCTTACTTCACACACCGGGACCTGTTTCCTTCTCTAATGAAG TTCGTCCAAGAAACGGAGACCCCAATGCAAATGTTCGAGCCATTCGTGCTTTTGGGTTTGCTGGCAAACTACAACAAGTTCGAATTCCAAAACCCCTACCAGCTGCGACTCGACGATTTTGTCAACGAGGCCAGTATCCAGAAGATTGCCAAGGGGGTCGGTCTCTCCTGTGGTGCTCTGCGAAACGGTTATGTTGCAGTGCAAGATGACTCTCCGGAGGGCTGGTCTCTCATCGGTACCCTGATCTATTTCGGATTAGGTGTACTCGCCCCgggcaagaaagagaaagccgGCACGCCAACcgcagaagaagccaaaGATCTGTTCGCAGCACT ACCGGCCCAACAAGCAGCGATCCTCCTCGCCACCTACGACTTCATCAATGCCAACAAGCTCTTCGGCTACCACCTCATCAGCGCGGCTCCCGAGAAGGACAACGAGGAGACACCATTcgcctctttcctctccctcacttcCTACCTCCTACAGCACGCCTATCGGTCCCCAAGAGTAGCCCACTACGCCGAGCTGAACCTCCTCACCCTGCGTATCCTCTCCGAAGACAGCACGCTATGCAAGCAACTCTGCAGCGAAGAAAGCAAGCGCAGAGTGCGCCTCTGCCGTCAAAGACAGCCATATCTCCCTCTCGTCAACGGCGATCGAGTCCTAGTAACCGTCATCTTCGACATTCTCATCGACACCCTAACCCACAATCTCCGCCGCCGACTCGACGTCAACCTCTACAG CCACTGCATATCaatcttcctccgcctcctaACCTACCTCTCCATGAACAAAATCCGACTCACCTACCACTGGTCTGAACTCTGGCGcactcttctctccctcacgcgcttcctcaccacctACGCCCCGGACTTAACCAGCAACCCACACACCACAACcctaaccaccatcctcatcaacctcatcGCCTTCTGCGTCTCCTCCGGCGACACCTTCCTCCCGGACCCGCTCTCTTACGACGACCTCTTCTACAAGCTCGTCGAAACCGGCCCCATCATCACGCGCTTCCGCGACGTCTACAACTTCAAGGCACCGGCATCCGCATCTGCTGGCGCAGACACCAACAAAGAAGTCCACGTAGCCGCCATCGACACGCTGATTTCCGTCTCCACACACTTCTACACGCTGTTGTTTGTGGACCCAGATCAGAATGCCGAGTCGGCGGGGAAGAGTGGAGAAGCGGTGCCGGTACCGGCGAACCTGAAAAAGAATCTGAGTCCTCGGGAAGTCCATCGGATTATCAAGCAGGGGTATGAGACGTTGAGCATTCAGCCGCCGGAGGGGCTGGGGGCGTGGACGAGGTATCGTGAGGCGGATTGGAAAATGGAGTTGAAGAGGGCGGCGAGGTGTGCGGTCGATGATGcgagggggttggttgtttAG
- a CDS encoding DSC3 family protein (BUSCO:EOG092640WA;~COG:S;~EggNog:ENOG410PV8D;~InterPro:IPR029071,IPR025390,IPR019413;~PFAM:PF10302,PF13373;~TransMembrane:2 (o287-305i317-336o)), which yields MASSSFLKSPPPLDLPPSNSTSNPLYVTIRFSASIPDLPLDIFSPETTTSAGLKQLIRTRLPPNLSSHRLRLIHAGRGLEDKTPLSVSLKLPPTPTRSPRPPTSSPPNDTTSDPASDPNRKGKAPVRDHPRLYIHCSIGDIVLSAADLAAEASIASTLHDDEEQSPSDTHHEDGSARGHRQKDVQSGGDTSTTTPAPRGFDRLLSAGFTPAEVAGLRSQFLAVQSVSHTPDTMPSGAELRELEDRWMDEGSTAAMAAGGGGGDGGVVSFAEDDGGFGAGSRGAMDDMLWGAVMGFFWPVGCAMWLRREEGVWSWRKGLAVFVGVVVNIAFGAMRIMN from the coding sequence atggcatcatcatcctttctaaaatctcctccacccctcgATCTCCCGCCCTCCAACTCAACCTCCAACCCCCTTTACGTGACCATCcgcttctccgcctccatcCCCGATCTCCCCCTCGACATCTTCTCCCCggaaaccaccacctccgcggGCCTAAAACAACTCATCCGCACACGACTCCCCCCTAATCTCTCCTCTCACCGTCTCCGCCTCATCCACGCCGGCCGTGGCCTCGAAGACAAAACCCCTCTCTCCGTATCACTCAAActtcctcccactcccacccgTTCCCCGCGACCACCAACATCCTCCCCGCCCAATGACACCACCTCAGACCCGGCCTCCGATCCCAACCGCAAAGGCAAAGCCCCCGTCCGCGACCATCCCCGTCTCTACATCCACTGCTCCATCGGCGATATCGTTCTCTCAGCGGCCGATCTTGCCGCGGAAGCATCGATCGCATCTACACTCCACGACGATGAAGAACAATCACCATCAGATACTCATCATGAAGACGGTAGTGCCAGAGGACACAGACAGAAAGATGTACAGAGTGGCGGTGATACTAGTACTACGACGCCCGCGCCGCGGGGTTTCGACCGGTTACTCTCGGCGGGGTTTACACCCGCGGAGGTGGCAGGCCTTCGGTCGCAGTTTCTAGCGGTACAGTCGGTGTCGCATACCCCGGATACGATGCCGTCGGGGGCGGAGTTGCGGGAGTTAGAGGAccggtggatggatgaggggTCGACGGCGGCTATGGCGGCTGGGGGCGGGGgcggggatggtggggtggtgtcgtttgcggaggatgatggggggTTTGGGGCTGGGTCGAGGGGCGCGATGGATGATATGCTTTGGGGGGCGGTGATGGGGTTCTTTTGGCCGGTTGGGTGTGCCatgtggttgaggagggaggagggggtttggagttggaggaaggggttggcGGTTTTTGTTGGGGTCGTGGTTAACATTGCTTTTGGGGCGATGAGGATTATGAATTAG
- a CDS encoding fungal specific transcription factor domain-containing protein (COG:K;~EggNog:ENOG410PMRV;~InterPro:IPR007219;~PFAM:PF04082;~TransMembrane:4 (i121-137o164-183i339-358o416-435i);~go_function: GO:0003677 - DNA binding [Evidence IEA];~go_function: GO:0008270 - zinc ion binding [Evidence IEA];~go_process: GO:0006351 - transcription, DNA-templated [Evidence IEA]): MTMRNTHDNRLSRWIWLAPTSTWSFTARLTLMMSQRLHPDVAYDIPYYLDGDIYPLQWKSSSDAAPDISGLPSMDYALYLFNTVKFHLGQTFRLLDEETFTTHMQEFYYGDAIKKATDSRLWFIQFLLVLSFGKAFLDQSKKRDPPGAAYFVRAMSLMPDYSSIWRDTLLAIEVMALAALYLYSIDRRESGHLFASQAIRIAQLEGLHTELPEQELGAAAVDRCRNLWWTLYIMDRHFSSSLGIPMIVHDSDVTALIDSPTQSCQRNAMLSLRVKLSRLLSTILGTVYKTERRPIESFIEKTKTILNTMADLARELEDFINTKFSGPVNSMSKGMRHILLLYHECVIVATRPLLLAVLRERLDKLGLPLECCRRIVPLMETLMSTGINSATKSLQLLKALVDEGLLESFLPFDLEFTYGAAIHLTMASALVPALVGQRSSNQQAHLILDEIISKGNRVAEIRKADLTRLETLFEGLKERYANAANHISTALVPETSGDAHGQDHRPSDDTQIPFITGDINVSEDELPELGLTSYDIAAIVDQIDYNASPSFWLAQERDDL; this comes from the exons atgacgatgaggaacACTCATGATAATCGATTATCCCGATGGA TCTGGCTGGCTCCAACATCCACTTGGTCTTTTACCGCTCGTCTCACTTTGATGATGTCTCAAAGGCTGCATCCGGACGTGGCCTACGATATTCCCTACTATCTTGATGGAGATATCTATCCTCTACAGTGGAAGTCATCTTCTGATGCTGCTCCTGACATCAGCGGTCTCCCGTCTATGGACTACGCTCTTTATCTCTTCAACACAGTCAAGTTCCATCTGGGCCAGACGTTCCGGCTCTTGGACGAGGAGACCTTCACAACGCATATGCAAGAGTTCTACTACGGCGATGCAATCAAGAAAGCAACTGATAGTCGGCTGTGGTTCATCCAGTTTTTGCTAGTGTTGTCCTTTGGAAAAGCGTTTCTTGACCAGTCTAAGAAGAGAGACCCGCCAGGTGCAGCATACTTTGTTCGTGCCATGTCTTTGATGCCAGATTACAGTTCTATATGGAGAGATACTCTTCTGGCCATCGAGGTCATGGCACTAGCAGCTTTGTATCTCTACTCGATTGATCGGCGAGAGTCAGGACACCTTTTT GCTAGCCAGGCCATCCGGATTGCGCAACTTGAAGGTCTCCATACGGAGCTTCCAGAGCAAGAGCTGGGGGCAGCAGCTGTTGATCGCTGCCGTAATCTGTGGTGGACACTGTACATTATGGACCGCCATTTTTCGTCATCACTGGGCATTCCGATGATTGTGCATGATAGCGATGTCACAGCATTAATTGATTCCCCAACACAGTCGTGTCAGAGGAACGCTATGCTAAGTCTGAGAGTGAAGCTATCGCGGTTATTGTCCACAATACTTGGCA CCGTTTACAAGACTGAGAGACGGCCCATCGAATCATTCATTGAAAAAACGAAGACTATTTTAAACACTATGGCAGATCTAGCTCGGGAATTGGAAGACTTTATCAATACCAAATTCTCAGGCCCGGTCAACTCCATGTCGAAAGGGATGCGCCATATCCTCCTGCTATATCACGAG TGTGTCATCGTTGCCACACGGCCCCTCCTTCTAGCCGTTCTACGGGAGCGTCTGGATAAACTTGGCCTCCCTTTAGAATGCTGCCGCCGGATTGTCCCTCTCATGGAAACACTGATGTCAACAGGGATCAACTCAGCGACCAAAAGTCTACAGTTACTTAAAGCTCTAGTGGACGAGGGGCTTCTCG AATCATTCCTCCCCTTCGACCTCGAATTTACGTACGGCGCCGCTATCCACCTCACTATGGCCAGCGCCCTTGTACCAGCATTAGTGGGACAGCGAAGCTCCAACCAACAAGCCCATCTGATTCTCGATGAAATCATCAGCAAGGGGAACCGCGTAGCCGAAATTCGCAAAGCTGATCTGACTCGTCTCGAGACCTTGTTCGAGGGACTAAAAGAGCGGTATGCGAATGCGGCGAATCACATCAGTACCGCCTTAGTTCCAGAGACGAGCGGTGACGCACATGGGCAGGATCATAGGCCAAGTGACGACACCCAGATACCGTTCATTACTGGGGATATCAATGTCTCAGAGGATGAGTTGCCTGAGCTGGGATTGACGTCTTATGATATTGCGGCCATAGTGGATCAGATTGATTACAATGCGAGCCCGTCGTTCTGGCTAGCTCAGGAGAGGGATGATTTGTGA
- the isa1 gene encoding Fe-binding Fe/S cluster assembly protein ISA1 (COG:P;~EggNog:ENOG410PMYF;~InterPro:IPR017870,IPR035903,IPR000361,IPR016092;~PFAM:PF01521;~go_function: GO:0005198 - structural molecule activity [Evidence IEA];~go_function: GO:0051536 - iron-sulfur cluster binding [Evidence IEA];~go_process: GO:0097428 - protein maturation by iron-sulfur cluster transfer [Evidence IEA]): MSLCKATMPSPVTSSATILTWLRQSSSRRSTQTCRLFSSYGNSHRSSKRELQTATAYRPHSLPTSFPPPRNTGISDTSIAADFPSLREMSQPQLPGQQGLSDLSLRESEAQKSKPATAPAAAEKTAAKPTEKPRRKLRARKAAMKLTPVAIEQLRKLLSQPDPKLIRVGVKNRGCSGLAYHLEYVEKPGAFDEVVEQDGVKVLIDSKALFSIIGSEMDWQEDKLSRRFVFRNPNIKEECGCGESFMV, encoded by the exons ATGTCGCTTTGCAAAGCTACCATGCCCTCGCCGGTGACATCATCCGCCACGATCCTCACCTGGCTCAGACAGTCCTCCTCCAGACGCTCGACGCAGACCTGCCGTCTATTCTCCTCATACGGCAATTCTCACCGGTCCTCGAAGCGCGAATTGCAGACTGCCACTGCCTACCGTCCTCACTCGCTGCCCACCTCCTTCCCGCCGCCCCGGAACACGGGCATCTCTGACACTTCCATCGCCGCCgacttcccttcccttcgtGAGATGTCCCAGCCTCAGCTGCCCGGCCAGCAGGGCCTGTCCGACCTCAGCCTCCGGGAAAGCGAGGCCCAGAAGTCCAAGCCTGCGAccgctcctgctgctgccgaaAAGACCGCCGCCAAGCCCACAGAGAAGCCCCGGCGCAAGCTGCGTGCCAGGAAGGCCGCGATGAAGCTGACCCCCGTGGCTATTGAGCAGCTTCGCAAACTCCTCTCACAACCGGACCCTAAGCTGATTCGAGTCGGTGTGAAGAACCGTGGCTGCTCCGGTCTCGCCTATCACCTGGAGTACGTGGAGAAGCCGGGTGCTTTCGACGAAGTAGTGGAGCAAGACGGTGTCAAGGTTCTCATCGACAGCAAGGCATTGTTCAGTATCATCGGTAGCGAGATGGACTGGCAGGAGGACAAGCTGAGCAGGAGATTCGTTTTCCGCAACCCGAATATTA AGGAAGAGTGTGGATGCGGTGAATCCTTCATGGTCTGA
- a CDS encoding v-SNARE protein VTI1 (COG:U;~EggNog:ENOG410PUSH;~InterPro:IPR000727,IPR038407,IPR010989,IPR007705;~PFAM:PF12352,PF05008;~go_component: GO:0016020 - membrane [Evidence IEA];~go_process: GO:0006886 - intracellular protein transport [Evidence IEA];~go_process: GO:0016192 - vesicle-mediated transport [Evidence IEA]), whose translation MSNPLDTDAGSELFSSYETELKLVQADLNQKLDQIAESSGEQRKSAIRQAERALDEATELLDQMRMEKQNIPSAARSKINTRVRNYATDIDEAKRKLRSLSDDRKALFGDRYTDDPQDEHLEQRQQLLSGTERLERSSARLQESQRIALETEDIGRNTLADLNQQRETIMNARGRLLESEGYVDTSIKTLRGMARRYCPPSSQGHLLHCLSQPLDVHILTVF comes from the exons ATGTCGAACCCGTTGGACACCGACGCCGGCTCGGAGCTCTTCAGCAGCTACGAGACCGAGCTAAAGCTGGTGCAAGCCGATTTGAATCAGAAGCTGGACCAGATCGCCGAGTCAAGCGGTGAGCAACGAAAGTCAGCAATCAGGCAAGCCGAGAGAGCCCTGGATGAAGCCACGGAATTG CTAGATCAAATGCGCATGGAGAAACAGAACATCCCCTCAGCAGCACGATCGAAGATCAACACGCGCGTTCGCAACTACGCTACCGATATCGATGAGGCAAAGCGCAAGTTGAGGTCTCTCTCCGATGACCGCAAGGCGCTCTTCGGCGACCGCTATACAGATGATCCGCAGGACGAACATCTGGAACAAAGACAACAGCTCCTGTCTGGTACGGAGCGGTTGGAGCGCAGTTCCGCCCGGCTCCAGGAGAGTCAGCGCATCGCCCTTGAAACGGAGGATATTGGTCGCAACACCTTGGCCGACTTGAACCAACAGCGTGAGACGATTATGAATGCGCGGGGTCGACTGCTCGAGAGCGAAGGATATGTGGACACCAGTATCAAGACACTAAGGGGCATGGCCCGTAGGTACTGTCCCCCTAGTTCTCAAGGACATTTGCTTCACTGCTTATCGCAGCCACTTGATGTCCATATACTTACTGTCTTCTAG